The genomic segment AGGAATAGATAGAATACAAAACAGAAATGGGAAGGGTTGAGATCAGGTGGAGTCAGTCACGGGTgggttgttgtaacgccctggatagccaagaccattacactgtgtgttttataaaggtgcaagacttgctaatcaagtcatttaatcaaatcGTGTTACCAAatctatagttgaactagggttaaacgaTTTTGGTGTCAAGAGCTGCATTTCTtattaataaacattttctatttacatgggatcccaaaagcagtaattaaagactgtttacaaaagattcaagatttaaatacagtgattagccattctaaggcaaaacagatggaTAAACATTCTTCATCCTGTTCCACTCTTCAACCGTGGCGActgaacagctgactatgtacatttagcccTGCAGCTCTCTATCTCAGGATTgatccaacttgcctttgcctttacctacaccacgtagcacccgtgagccaaggcccagtaagaaaacacaataacaaagcacaaacaatcaacagacaatcaaaCATCTCATACCATATAAGCATGTACCCaatagtttaagcattcatgttaaccaagtattcagcataccaaatatatcatttcacatcaacaatcaatccacatgtgataactagggttaatgcccttaggccgcaccctttatttatcccactgactccggcccgcttaaaccgagctcaatgaatattaagctatcctcggctaccagtggccaagtcgcgccctgtgcgcaagtataatttacggcacccttaggccgtttatcacatgtcccatggcataataccatctatgacattttacaggtatagggagctcttagttccatcacaaacacataaccgggtgcagttttcttacctttagctttgcTAGCttcgttcaattgatcctcaagcacgatccctcttgagccttagcgtacacctagtcacaccatatatcagaatcatcaccaaacttcatgtccaaaacctagcctcgggaccaatcccgagccctcgagaagtcctaattccaccaaacggggtggtggaatcaaaccccgaacccttgggcaaaaacccttgaaaataacccaaaaacccttttttgGAAAcaaggtagtgctacaacgctctaaggagggcgctacaacgctacaaacagagcctgaAACGCCCCAGacaacatggcctagcgctacagcgcccagtgactagcgttagtcacagcacagcaactcctgcatttttcctccttcgattttccctgagccaaaccttaccaaaactctttcaaacttcaaccaaacataaaaacaagcctaccaacatcctccactcatcccaagcatccaaaAAATacataacccaatcacatgcacccctaaacaaagaattcaccatagctggacctaaaactcagaaactcagcaaaaccatagaaatcacaaagcttaaaactaaagttccttacctctgatggatgagtttagcctaggttaacctcctcactagcttggccttcacctccttaAAGCTCAGCTTCAACTTCCCTAAAATtgcccaccaaaactcagctcaaattccacaacaataccaagaactagaaactgaaaaactaccctgaaccttacctcaaatggatggattgctctgccaattcctcacACCAGAAtagggatcctagcctcaagctcttgcccaaactcttttgagtttctgccccaaaagacctcaagagatggtgaagaaGAGCTTAAGCCGAGAGAGAGCAAAAAGACTTCCAAttctctttttccttctcttctttcttttctttcctttctttccttcagaattccagccctttctatacaatccactaagtataaagcctaataGAATTTaccctttataagccaaatgaccacaataccctcccataattcctaagccttttaatccacctagggcattttggtcatttctcccaattctcgctaattcctcgagtgtctttatTATTTACCACCTACTTCCCGACACCTACCTAATCACCatttatattcctcaatatcaaaatagactccagtatattcggtaaattcccataaatacccccaagctcgccccgagccgagtataaatccccgccgtgactttttcactaaactGCTCActggatcgtctcgagtcacagattacaaatatatccacataataatgtggtctcggaagtttatcacatttatatacgattatgccctcaacgggccaaaattacgattatgcccttctaacctaatcagggcctacatgcatattgatacacatagtcatgcatcactaatgttcaagtagtcatataacatgcttttaaatcattaaatcacatataatccaattatgccctcccggaacactaatcaaggcctttaagccttattagtaaatttgggttgttacagttgCGCAGGTGACTGGCTGGGTGGCTCAAGTGGAATCGGTGTGGCTGGCACAGGTGACACAAAACTGATTCATCGACTTAAAAATTTCATACAAAAAAAGTTAGGGAACTTAAAAGACAAAATTTAAAAAACACAAAGCTGCTCACTCAAGAGAGAACAAAAGCATAAAATCCCTTAAGCCACAGAAATAACTAGATGAAAAACTTAATTCCCAAAATCAAAATTGAATATAAATACAACAAGCCATAATGATTATGTTGTGACaaagaaaaacccaattttttcccAACCCATGACTCCAATCTTAGGATAACCAATATTGCCCTCCAATCTAAACTATAGAAGACCATCCCAAAAAGCCAAATTTAACTACTAGTCCAAAGCAAGGTAAATGAAGGGTCCTAAAGTTTCAACTCATTCTCAAATTCATCAACTTACAAGCTTAGTATCCAGAAAAACAAAATTGGTGTGCCTGCAGTAGCAATGTATAAAAATGGGAAAGAGAAGAGAAATATAGACATACCTGATCTATATCCATTGCGCTCATAAAATTTGAGGGCTTTACATATCTCTTTCGTGCAAATCAACAAGAAAAAGAACATCAGAGACTCAAAATTAGGATTATTTATGGCTCAATTTAATAGCAAAGCGAGAGAGAAAGCAAGATAATAATACCTTTACGAGTTGTTGGTGCCTTTCCATGGAGGTTGAGAGGAACGGTTTTCCTGAGAGAAGAAGGGTATAAGGGTCTGTTGTTGCctgagagaagagaagagaagagaaaggtcCGTTGTTGAAAATTTTAAACCACAAAAGTAATATCGGCGGGTCCGCCGCTATTAATATAGTCTGCCACTAATAATACTATTAGTGGCTTGTACTCCGCCGCCAATGAAAGAGATTACCCGCTGCTAATAGTATTTGCGGTAGATAGTTCGCCTCTAATAAAGGTGGTTATCCGCTGCtaataaatgttaaaaaaaaacccATCTGTTTCCCGGGCATTTCATTTAGTGTATTAGCGGCGAACTACTCGCCACTAATAATGGTAAGTCTGTCgctaatatataataatatatattttaaaataatcaatacaTTATTAGCAACGGACCCCTAGTCTGCCGCCAATAACCTCTGCAATAGCGGCGGACTGGGTTCACCGCTAATAGTTACGCCGCTAATGGCATTAATTTTTGTAGTGTATTATAACTCATGAATTGGTTTAACATGCCCTTTGGCTCAACAATGAGCTTCATTGTTCACTTTTCAATCATAATAGTGATACAGTCTATTCtgaccaaaaaaaaaacacacacacacacacacacaatcgcaaataaaattaaatcaaatttataaattaaaGAGTTAATGACAACTAAAATATtcaatgttttcaaaatgtttcacTTTTATATACCTAATCTTTTTTTTGTGGTAAATATACTTACTATTTTAAAATGTTGTAATTTTATACTCAATCTTTTTTCTGGTGGTAAATATATCAAGTGTTTTTAcaatgttgtacttttatacttGTTCACCattgatttggtcaatgacatagagtcacaaaaaatgataagaattaGATAACTGAATtcaagaatgtaaacgacacaagGATTTTAAAGTGGTTCGGCCctaagaattggtaatgacctacttccacttagtgttttatTGATGTAAAAGAATTCCAAAACCTGGTATCAGCGAACAAGGGTTCACCGATTTTTCACAAGCCTTGAAAATAGATACAAGTGCTATTGAAAATAGATAGAAGGGTTCACCTATTTATTGTTGGAAAAACATCTAGAGTGCGTAGGGAAATTGCGTGGTGGGCCCGTTAAttaacaacaaattttttttccaccgctcatataaatagtttatacGTTCAAGAATACATTGTGGAACCatcaatatacaatattattaatcatgcaacatatatatatacacacacccatacatgtatatatatacatagatatcacacatacatatatatacacataactatatatatttaagaacataaatatttacctcttgaagtctatcaagtgtcctcgagtcttttcgtataaataacgatcttcctatccaacgctttgagtactcagaccacGATCTTTTGGAGTgttatctacacctcaagatgtgggtggacacatagagaacaaaagttgtaatttagaaatcatttACAAGAAATTGGGATTTTTGTGGCGATCAATTTCGCCGCAAATTCCCTCATATTTCGCCGCAAAATGGTCATCGTAAATGTCATTATTTGCGGCGAATAAATTGCCACCGCAAATATGAGTAAATCCGCCGCAAATAATTCTGGATTTTGTCACAATTGACTCTTATTTGCAGCGAATTACTCGCCGCAAATAGTGTAGcagaaataaaaaaatcaaatttaatatataataaaatttaaaattagaatTGTAGTCTCCATTAATTGATAAGAAAATAGACCATACAatctaatattaataattgtctttatagtattaaaacaaataaacactACTATTTATATAACTATATAATCTATCCTAAGTTGATcgcatcatcatcgtcattgtcATCTGGATACTGAATGACTCGGGGCGGTGGAGATCGTGGCGGAGGTGCTGACGAAGACGCACCATTTCTAAATGTAGATTGAGGCGGGACTGGCGGGACGCGTCATCTTCGAACATATGTGGAGGCGGTGGTAGAGCTTGTGAAGGTGCAGTCACATGCATCTCCCACCATTGAGTTACTTCATCTGATCTCATAGGTTAAGGTGGTGGGCTGGATTTAGGAGGAAAGTGCTGAGATAGGAACTCAATGTCTGCTTTGCATTGTCTCAGCAAGTTAGCCATCGCCTGTCCCATCGTGTTATTATTATCATTTGATTGAGCGGGCTGGGTGTATGACGATGATTGTGCCCGAGTCTAAGATTGACTGTTGGAGGTCTTTTTCCCATTTAATGTGCGATCAACTCCTCGTTCAAGGCCAGGACGTTCACCCAACACTTTtctcatgatcatcatttcgtCAACCGTGTTTCCTTCATCAGAAATGGAAGATGGGACTTGTTGGCTCTGTGCTTTAAAATCTTTGTACATTATTTCCTATTTTTACATAAAAATATCAGTAAtacatccaaaccatagtgattTTAAGGTCAAACAATAAGATTATTCTTACATAGTCCGTCTTCGCTTGCTCATTGACGAATTCTTCTTTCTCCTTACAGGTGTGGAATTGCTTCCAGCTTTCAATGTAATCCGGTACATTCCCAGATTCTAAGTTCACCTGAACACAAAGAAACAACTTATtagataaatattttattaataaagaaaacttatatttttttgttaCCTACTCTATCGTGACAGGCCGCCACGAATGACTTTGGTCATTGAGTGGAAGGATACTTAATCATATCCCTATTGGCCTGATTCTTTTCGGCCCGTTTAATTGATTTCTCATCCAACCATAAGTCATTGCATTGTTTCCAATGTTCAGCATTAACACCACTGTGGAGGTTGTTCAGGCCCGCTCTAAGTTCTTATCTTCAACATAAAATTTCTTGAAGTGCGCCTTCCTACGCGTTTTCCTATCATGATATTTGACGCCAGCATTATCATTTATAGCCTCAATATTATGATCATAGTCTGGTCGCCCTGCTATATCAAAATAATGCTacattttgaaaacaaaaatcaTTAGTAAAACGACGTACCTCCAAAACACATTATTTagaaatatatttgaattatttacCTTTATAGTGGTATCAAACAACTGTTTGTATTGATCAGGCACTGAtttcaaatttgaaaaatatgGTGGTAATTTGTTAGTCACGGTGTTCCCGACTAAACGTCTGAACCATGTTCCATGCTTACCCAATGGCTTATAAGTGTCTGAGTTAATATTGGAAGTGGCTTGCCAGCTTTGCGCCTCGCCTTTTCGAGTTCTTGGCCCATTCCTCCTCCACGCCCTTTAAATGGAGCTGTGTTTATTTATTTGCAGAACAAAACAAAAACattgataaataataaaaaaatgatcacttaattttttaaatttaattaccgAATTGATAAGATGAAGGGATCAAAGTAGGATCAGGGGGAGGATCATCGCCTACATCTCCACCATGAGACCGTGGGACATCTGCTGACATCTTTATAACAAAAATATTTATTGAAATATGAAAAAATTAGTTAGTGTTAATGTGAGACGCACATTGGCCTAATAAAAATAGACACATTATTATTTATAAACATAACGTTTTGTTAcatatatgaaaaaaattatactaagagtaatcactatcatcacTAATGTCTTCAAGCCGCTCTTCCTCATCATTATTGTCATCATTAATGTCTTCAAGCAGTTCTTCCTCATCATTTTATCATTCATCGTCATCGTCATCATCGTTAATAAAACCTTCATTGTCACTGTCATGGTCTTGTTGATTAGTAGTAGAAGGACGAGACACAACGTCAATAAGTTGAGCTTGATCGTTAGACTGTTGCACAATAAACTCTCAAAATCGGCAGCTAGGATGAAATTTGATGAAGAATCATCATGGACAACATCAATATAAGTAATGACTTCATTAGCCTCTGGAATATCCCAAACATGTCTGTGATTCACATCTTGAACCACCTTCCAACCTCGACCTTTCACAAGATCATcaagatagaaaacttgcttcgCTTGGGTAGCAAGTATATACTagtcatctttataccattcaccaGTGACATTTatactagtaatattatttttagtgattGATTTGTTCCTGCTCGGATCAGTATTGAATcatttgcaccgaaataatattaatttatattcACCAGTATAAGATAGTTCCAATACTTCCTTAAGTTGGCCATAAAATGTCAAACATTTTTCTCCagcaacagacactccactattttgtgtaatgCGAATCTGATCTCGATTATGTGTCACAAATCAAACTCCATTCACAATATAAGCTTGGTAGGAATGAGCAAGAACATTTtgcccagatgctaaagctagtaatTCATCTGTGCAGCCAGGAGATCCGAGTTGGTGCAACTCAAACATCTATATAACTTTCCTGAAAACCCCATCGAAAATATGTCCCTCTACCGTATCCATGCGATAAACCTCAAGTTTAGGCATTTTATACATGGACATCTAATATTTTTGTCACAGTCTTTATGTTGCTTCACCAAATTGATACTTGGAGACCGCTCCAATACTCATCACTATTACGATTTCTCAAAAATGCCCAACTCTTATCGATCGGCATCTACGATACACAAATAAATGACAATTAAATATCGTTAAACTACATGTGTGTGCaccctataatccaaattttcaCTCCATTTCTATAAGGGTAAGAACCTATCCCATTAAGGTTTACTGTGTACATATAGTGTGATCTATACTCTTAATATTATTTCATATCAATACAAATTTCTGCAGCACCTCTCCATAGTTCTCATAAGTGGACAGACTAAAATTAAGTCTGCTCACTTACAAGAACAAAGAAGGAGACACATACCCAAAGTTGTACTAATGAAGCAATAAAATGAGTTATAGATCAAACTATAGGTATACAGTAAACCCAAACTATCCATGCGGACAAAAAAGTCATCGATAATTCGGAGAGACATATTTAAGAGTCCTTACTGATTCAGCCTCTCCGAACAGGTCTAAGGTATTTAGTGattacaaataataaaaaattatcactaagtgataataattGTTCTATACAAtattttcatatttccacacaaagctaagtacaaaaaaatctatagaaaattgggcagcatatcccctaatttactagtctagccatctgtcacaatcaacaccggcatgtcaaacaaatcaaacagcacacaggttttcatccatatatcaccgcagcacacaaaattatcagaacctacttcactaagacatgcaagttctcaatcttccgttatcaccgcagcacacagaattctcaaaacctacttcactacagatggatatctaagatattcaaactccactaaagtaatacaattatcattcaaaattgtaaaataacaAATAGTATCAATATTAgcctatattatttattatttattcactAAATAGTTGGAATAGTTATGAGGAATAACCTAAATAATCACCTGTTATGAGGAATAACCTAAATAATCACATTCACTAATAGGATCAGATCATACTGTCATATTAAACATGATAAAGAATTAGAACGAGATGTATAAATATGACTAATCACCTGCTGATTGGACACTTATGCCAGTAGGAATATGCTGAATGCAGACTGAAGGTCTAGTTCCACTATGCTCTTCTTCAAGCATGGAGGAGGATGTGATATTCAAATCCCTATCATCAATTTGAAGATTGTAAGTGTTTTCAAGGAACAGGGGAACAATGTCTACGCTTGCTGAGCTACTCTGCATGATTTCCACAAATGTGTCAAGCTGTGAAAATTTTAATCAAGATGAATAGAATCTTCTACTTAGTAGTCAATACTTTCAGAATAGAGCTATGAGACATGACATAGCATTGGAGCATTGTCTTGACTCTTACAGTTATATTATTTAGAATGTTGAAGGAAAAACCAGACTTCATTGTTCTATATTAAAATAAGGTGCAACATTAAATTGGAGTAACAGTGAAATTACTCTTCACACAACACACATCATATAAAAATCTCTATGCACTCACATAGTCTAGACTAAGTACACAAGAATCTCATCTTAGTGAAGAGAGTAAATAAACAGAAGAAACAATACACATCCGTGCCGTAAGGGGAGGAAAATAACTAAAGGCTCCTGCAAAGTCTTAATGTTTCAGAACTAGAGAAAATATAAGCATATAaccaaatatataatataataccaattaccaattatttataatataaataaataaataaataccaatctgatatcatatatatatatatatcatatatattataatattaaaataaatatgatattatatcctatatatatataaatctgataatatatatatatatctaaaattataatatatatatatatttatataagcaaacaactaaaaaaaaaaaagcaatataTACCTTGAAGGAAACCCACAACTGGAACCGTGAGCAGCCAGCACACCCCATGCCGAATACCTGCTGGAGCCGAGACCTTGCACCGCCGACGAGACGGCTGGAGCCGAGACCTGCGCCGCCATGAGTGCTGGAACCGAGAACCTGCGCCGCCGTGAGTGCTGGAACCGAGAACCTGCGCTGCCGTGAATGCTGGAGCCGAGAACACAGCTACCGTCGAGCGCCGCCGAGAACCCAACTGCCGTCAATGCCGTCGTTCACCTTCCTCTTTCAGCCGTTCAGCCTTGGTGTGGTTGATTTTTACCAGCCGTCCCTTGCTGTGGCTTTGAGTaataaaatccccaaatgtgtaGTTTTTTAAGTGTAACCCTATAATTTCGAAATATACGGGTGTTTTTTAAGTGTTTTACATCAAACATTTAAGGACttactttgggagtccttaatactcttttaggataTGCAAGCAAATCCTAAAAAAGTATTAAgaactcccaaagcaagtccttaaaattattaagtaaaacacttattttttagcccagatttttttaagacttgcatattcttttaggacactcattgcgagtcttAAAAGAGTATTAaagactcccaaagcaagtccttaaaattattaagtaaaacacttatttttatagcccagatttttttaggactcgcattttcttttaggacactcattgcgagtcctaaattgcattttttcaggactctcaatgagtgtcctaaaaaatccataaatatttttaaggacttgcatttaggtgcatgtcctaaaaaagtgtcccgtaaagggtattttgaaGTAGTGTATCTTTGGTAATAAAAACTTACTGCCAAAGAAAAGCAAGACAAATAAAAAATGGTCTTATGATGTCTTATGATTTGTTAAGTTTTATGACATTTTCTtatatcatatattttataatgtttaagtttaaaaatcattgcttttattattatttgtatagtttaactttattatctattttATGTGCTAAagtttaatttgaattaattattataatattttttttggtaattttattataaaagaaattaatttatcgttcaaattgaatttttatttaaatataaaaaaattattaattatttataattaaaatttattaaatatcaatttttttagatttttaattattttatttgtttaaatgttaaaatctaattttattgtaaaagtttaattttaataaattatttaattaagttaATCTTACGTTAAATAAAACTTTTATTGTCTAATagttatttagtaattttattattaaaaagtttaatctatcgttcaaatttaatttttagttaaatataaaaaattattaattcttTATAACTAAATTTTATccaatatcatttttttttgttttttaattatttaaatcttatttGATTTCTTTAAATGTTAAAATCTAATTttattgtaaaaatttaattttgttaaattacTTAATTAAGTTAGTATtacattaattaaaaattttattttataatagttgtttattaattttattattaaattttttaatttactttatattttaattgattaaaaaTCTAGTAAAATTTTgacagcataacgactatatttctaactatcccaaaattttaaataTGCAAATAACAATTAAATCCAGTCCAGAACATACAACATATTTAATACaataaattagtaaaaaaattcaaaacaaaattaTTATATTACAAACATATTACTAAcatcaaaattttaaataaaattaaaatcaaacttttttcataaaaaatcaaactaataaattgaatataaaacattcaatatcaataattcaaacacaatattatttttattattactaagttaaatattttttttatataatattaactgaatatatatatatacctctcGATTCAACTATATAGGTAGCGGTAGAGGCCCAAACTCTGGCACTACTCCagcgtggtggtggtggtggcgtcACAAAATTTAAATGTGTTaggaaaataatattaaaaaaattaaatcttaaaaaaaattgagagagaggCCGAAATATAGCTGTGATGGTGGGTGGTGATTGTTTGTCGATGGTGAGGTCGGATGGGGCAGTGGTGGAGgttttgggattttttttaattttaagaaaATGGGTTTTTGGGAATTTATGAGAGAGAGGCTGAGAGAAAGGGGTCAGGGAGGGGTTGGGGAAGGCTCAGCTGGGGTTGGCTGGGGTCGGTTGGGGTTGGCTGGGGTTGGAGGAGGGGGTCGGGGGCAGTTTGTAAAGAGAATTTGAgaggagaaagaaagagaagcgcaaagaaatgaggaagaagaagaggttgGGGCTAATATATCGTGGTcattatttgcggcgaaaattTTCGATGCAAATACCCTATATTTTTGCCGCAAATAAAGGTCACGGATAATCATTTAGCAAAATGGCACCGTCCCACTTAAACCCTAAAAGTCAAATAATTATTTGCGGCGAAATTATTTGAAGCAAAAAATACCTACGGGAAACTTCCCACCAAAATTTTCAACCACGTTTTCATAACTGTTCACATTTTTTGCTGCGAAATTTTTCACCgcaaataagtttttatttactGGCGCCAAACAGTGCACGCCCTATGTTTTACGCGCTTTAAAATACCATTATTTGCGGCAAATAAATCGCCGCAAATAACTTTTTTTTGCCGTTAATATCCCACAATTCCCTACCAATTGTTGAGACGATTATTAGCGGCGAATTTAAATATTTGCCGCAAAAAATACTAATTCTTCTAGTGACAaatttatctcaacacatgaaagCTTGGACTATGGCTAGAGAAAtgttggaataataagagaagaagatgaagatttTATTGTCAGAAAATGGTTTACTAAATCATTCTCTTTTTCTCTTATTACCATATATAGGTTGTATAttacatcatcatcatcatcataataataatcataataataagaATATGGTAATAACAATGATAGCAATAGATTTAGGTAATAtcaaacttaccaaatttgaaaaatctattttcaaattattaattaaataaataaaaatatgaaaaagccAATATTGATTCTTTATTAGTATCACACGCATGCATGTCActgtccttggactgtgtcatgcgtgtagccTTATTCCCATACAAGGAATGTTGCATTtttcctattttcttttatttatttaattaaaatcccTCCCATAAAATAtgatatcatctttttaaggaaaagataacaaccataattaaaatttaaaatttaaattcaaaattcaaattaatgatcatcattatcatcatctcttaaaaaattaataaatcaaaactatttcgacttaccatttttattttctcccactcaaataaaataattaatttcaaaattattttatttattattatatatatttcgaaaatttaatatttgaataaataaatatattt from the Humulus lupulus chromosome X, drHumLupu1.1, whole genome shotgun sequence genome contains:
- the LOC133804013 gene encoding peptide chain release factor PrfB3, chloroplastic-like, encoding MGCAGCSRFQLWVSFKLDTFVEIMQSSSASVDIVPLFLENTYNLQIDDRDLNITSSSMLEEEHSGTRPSVCIQHIPTGISVQSAAPFKGRGGGMGQELEKARRKAGKPLPILTQTLISHWVNLESGNVPDYIESWKQFHTCKEKEEFVNEQAKTDYEIMYKDFKAQSQQVPSSISDEGNTVDEMMIMRKVLGERPGLERGVDRTLNGKKTSNSQS